CCAGTGCCTCCCTCGCGACCGGCCTGGCCATCGAAGGCAAGAAAGTGGCCGTCATCGACTTCGACGTCGGCCTGCGCAACCTCGACCTCATCATGGGTTGCGAGCGCCGCGTGGTGTACGACTTCGTCAACGTCGTGCACGGCGAGGCCACGCTCAAGCAGGCGCTCATCAAGGACAAGCGCCACGAAAACCTCTACGTGCTCGCCGCGTCGCAGACGCGCGACAAGGATGCGTTGACCCGGGAAGGCGTGGAGAAGGTGCTCGACGAGCTGGCGAAGGAAAACTTCGATTTCGTCGTCTGCGATTCGCCGGCCGGCATCGAGAAGGGTGCCCACCTGGCGATGTATTTCGCCGACCACGCCGTGGTGGTGGTCAACCCCGAGGTGTCCTCGGTGCGCGACTCCGACCGCATCCTGGGCCTGCTCTCCAGCAAAACCCGTCGCGCCGAGAAGGGCGATGCGCCGATCAAGCAGCATCTGCTGCTCACCCGCTACAACCCCAACCGCGTCGAAGCGGGCGAGATGCTCAGCGTGAAGGACGTCGAGGACATCCTCGGCATCTCCGTGGTGGGCGTGATTCCCGAATCGGAAAACGTGCTGGCCGCGTCCAACGCCGGCGTGCCGGTGATCCTCGACGACAACTCCAACGCCGGCCAGGCGTACAAGGACACCGTCGCCCGCATCCTCGGCCAGGAACGGCCGCTGCGCTTCCTCGAGCCGGTGAAGAAGGGCTTCCTCAAGCGCGTGTTCGGAGGCTAAGCATGGGCATCCTCGATTTCCTGAAGCGCAAACCCGAACCGAGTGCCGGCGTCGCCAAGGAGCGCCTGCGCATCATCGTCGCCCAGGAACGCTCGACGCGCGGCGGCCCCGACTACCTGCCGCTCCTGCGTAACGAGCTGCTCGAAGTCATCCGCAAGTACGTCAACGTCGACGTCGAGGCCGTGAACATCAACCTCGAGCGCGACAGCGGACACGAAGTGCTCGAGCTTTCCGTCGCCCTGCCGGACGGCAAGCCCGGCGCATGAGTCCGGTCGATCCCGCCGACGCGGTGCTCCGCGTCGGCGACATCGGCTTCGACGAACCGCGCACCCTGCTCGCCCGCCATGGGCTGACGCTGGTG
This window of the Luteibacter aegosomatis genome carries:
- the minD gene encoding septum site-determining protein MinD produces the protein MTEIIVVTSGKGGVGKTTTSASLATGLAIEGKKVAVIDFDVGLRNLDLIMGCERRVVYDFVNVVHGEATLKQALIKDKRHENLYVLAASQTRDKDALTREGVEKVLDELAKENFDFVVCDSPAGIEKGAHLAMYFADHAVVVVNPEVSSVRDSDRILGLLSSKTRRAEKGDAPIKQHLLLTRYNPNRVEAGEMLSVKDVEDILGISVVGVIPESENVLAASNAGVPVILDDNSNAGQAYKDTVARILGQERPLRFLEPVKKGFLKRVFGG
- the minE gene encoding cell division topological specificity factor MinE codes for the protein MGILDFLKRKPEPSAGVAKERLRIIVAQERSTRGGPDYLPLLRNELLEVIRKYVNVDVEAVNINLERDSGHEVLELSVALPDGKPGA